Sequence from the Actinomyces slackii genome:
GCGCCAGCGCCGACGCCGGGGCCCGTCGGAGGGGCGCCTGGCATGGGAGGCCTGCCGACAGGCCACTGGGGCGGCACGGGGCCGCCGGGTGGTGCCAAGCGCTGGTCGGGGCGCATCGGCTGGTAGTGGTAGGCAGCGGGCCAGCCCGGTGCGAAGCCTGGGTGGGGATGTTGAAGGGGTGGATGGGCGAGGCCGGCAGGAGGTACGGGCAGCGCCCGGCCCGCCGGTGGGATCGAGGGCGGGGCGAAGGCCGCGGCGGGCTGGGTGGGCGCTGAGGGCTGATCCGCCTTGATGGGCTCGGCGGGCTTGGCGGGGTCGGTGGCCGACTCGGCTGCTTCGGAGGGCGAGACTCGCCCGTACTGTTGTCCAGCCGCGCTCGTCGCCGAGGAGGCGGCATGGGGATCTGGAGCAAAGGGGCTGTCAGCGTCGTCGGGGTTGTCGGGGTCGTCGGCGTCGTCGGGGACGATGCCGTAGGACGGGGCGGGTTGGTGGGGCGTGCTGAGCTCCCCTTGGGATGCCGATGCCTCATTGGTTGTCTCAGTGGTTGTCTCAGCGGTTGTCTCAACGATGGCCGAGGGGCCGCTGTGGGGAGGCATCAGGGCGGCGTGCCTGGCGAGCCAGTCGATCTTGCGCTCAAGGAGGTCCAGGCGCTGCATGATCTGGTCCGTGGTGGGCCCTGATGGGAACGGCGATGACATGTGCTCCTCCTTGCGCCTTCGGCAGCACGAACAGCGTAGGCGCTCGCCGCACCGGTGACCACGGGGAGTGCCCACCAGTGGATGACGAGAAGCGGACGTGATCACGCTCCTATCGAACAATTTCGCACATTAGCAGACGTGATCGCTCATTCTGAGGTAGTCTGCTGCCATGAGCGAGACCGGACTCACCCAGGCTGTCAGGAAGATGCGCGACGCGGGCGTTGCCGAGCAGGCGATCGACGTCTTCTCCCACTACTACCGTGAGCTGGAGGAGGGGGCCACCGGCCTCATCCCCGAGGAGACCATTGAGCCGCTGACCAGCATCGACTCCATCGACGATGTCGAGATCAGTGAGAGTGATGCGCGCGAGGCCCTCAGGCGCACCGCCATCATCAAGCTCAACGGCGGCCTGGGCACCTCGATGGGCCTGGATCAGGCCAAGTCGCTCCTGCCCGTGCGCGAGGGCAAGACCTTCCTGGATCTCATCGTCGATCAGGTGAGGGCCGCCCGTCAGCGCTACGGGGCCACCCTCCCCCTCATCCTCATGAACTCCTTCCGCACCAGGCAGGACTCCCTGGCCGCTCTCGAGGCCCACCCGGATATTCGCGTCGAGGGCCTGCCGCTGGATTTCCTGCAGAATCGCGAGCCCAAGCTGCGCGCCGATGACCTGACCCCGGTGACCTGGGAGGCCGATCCCGATCTGGAGTGGTGCCCGCCGGGGCATGGCGACATCTACACGGCACTGGTCGCCTCCGGCGTTCTCGACGCCCTGCTGGACAAGGGCTATCGCTATGCGATGACCTCGAACTCGGACAACCTGGGCGCGGCTCCCTCGGCGCGCATCGCGGGGTGGTTCGCGGCCTCAGGCGCCCCCTACGCCCCGGAGATGTGCCGGCGCACCCCGGCCGATGTCAAGGGCGGGCACCTCGCCGTGCGCAAGAGTGATGGGCGCATCATCCTGCGGGATACGGCTCAGACCCCCGCGGACCAGATGCACTACTTCACCGACCAGTTCCGCCACCCCTTCTTCCACACCAACAACCTCTGGTTCGATCTGGAGGTCCTGCGTGACACGCTGGCGGAGCGCCGGGGCATTCTGGGGCTGCCGCTGATCAAGAACAGCAAGACCGTGGATCCCTCCGATCCCGCCTCTCCCGCCGTCATCCAACTGGAGACCGCGATGGGGGCGGCCGTGGAGGCCTTCGAGGGGGCGACGGCGGTGGAGGTCCCCCGCAGCCGCTTCCTACCGGTCAAGACCACCAATGATCTGCTGCTGCTGCGCTCGGATGTCTACGAGGTCGATGAGGATGGACTGCTGGTCCAGACCGTGGAGGAGGCCTGCACCGTCAGCCTCGACCCGGCGCACTACAAGACCATCAGGGATTTCGAGAAGCGCTTCCCCGTCGGGGCGCCCTCGTTGCGCGGGGCGCGCTCGCTGAGCGTCACCGGCGATTGGACGTTCGGTGCCAGCGTGGTCGCGACTGGCGAGGCC
This genomic interval carries:
- a CDS encoding UTP--glucose-1-phosphate uridylyltransferase; this translates as MSETGLTQAVRKMRDAGVAEQAIDVFSHYYRELEEGATGLIPEETIEPLTSIDSIDDVEISESDAREALRRTAIIKLNGGLGTSMGLDQAKSLLPVREGKTFLDLIVDQVRAARQRYGATLPLILMNSFRTRQDSLAALEAHPDIRVEGLPLDFLQNREPKLRADDLTPVTWEADPDLEWCPPGHGDIYTALVASGVLDALLDKGYRYAMTSNSDNLGAAPSARIAGWFAASGAPYAPEMCRRTPADVKGGHLAVRKSDGRIILRDTAQTPADQMHYFTDQFRHPFFHTNNLWFDLEVLRDTLAERRGILGLPLIKNSKTVDPSDPASPAVIQLETAMGAAVEAFEGATAVEVPRSRFLPVKTTNDLLLLRSDVYEVDEDGLLVQTVEEACTVSLDPAHYKTIRDFEKRFPVGAPSLRGARSLSVTGDWTFGASVVATGEACVSAQGAPGRIDDGARI